The following nucleotide sequence is from Vanrija pseudolonga chromosome 4, complete sequence.
tcccgctcctccgccacctcggcgtgccggccgccCAGATCCGCGTGGACACCAACGCGCCAGAAATCAACTTTGCCAATGTGAACCGcatcgagcagctcgcgaGCCTGcgcaacgccgcgctcgagccccTGTGGGCGGACAACGACATCGGGTAtctcgcgcgcacgcccgagcgccgccggcgcatggtcggcgccgacgtcgtcgcagTGGTGTTCTTCAACGACGTGTTCCTGCATGCTGCCGACATCCTCGAGGTGCTCCACCAGCATGTGACCGCCAAGGGCGTCACGATGGGCACGGGCATCACGACGGCGTGGGACTGGATGGAGCGCAACCCGGCGTACTTTTACGATGTCTGGGTCGCGAGGACAGTACGTGGCGCGCCTGCTctgctccgcctcgtcccctATACTAACCCCCTCCAGATCGATACCGGAGACCTCTTCTACCCAATAGACCAGCCCTCGTGGTCGCCATCAGACGACATCCTCCCAGGATCAGAGTACAGCAAGACGCGGTACGAGGGGCTGCAGCCGTTCCAAGTGTATTCGGCGTGGAACGGCCTCGCGGTGCTGTCGCCCACGCCGTTCCTCCCGCCGTTCAACGTGCGCTTCAGGCGCGGCAACACGGCCAAGGGCgagtgcgcggcgagcgagtgcACGCTTGTCGCGGCCGATTTCTGGAAGTACAATTGGGGCAGGGTACAGGTCGTCCCGAGTGTACAGGTCGCGTACCAGCGCAAGCCGGCCATCGAGACCGCGCTTGAGCTGCGCAAGGCGCAGGATAAGTTGGGGTGGAAGGATGGCGTGCCGCCGAAGAATAGGGACACGACGGTGGCTTGGGAGTTTGGGTGAGTGATGAGGTAGcgagccgcgcagcggcgagcgagcgagcgcgagtgcgGCGTGACACtgacacccacgcccagcgcACCCGACGAGGTCCGATGCCACCCCTGGCCTGAGAAGAacgggctcgacgccaacgTCTGGGCCAAGACCGAGTGGGTGAAACCGTACCTCTTGTAAGCGCGGAGCGCTacaagccgacgccgaggcgcagagcctgccacacaccacacaccacacaccacacggCCCTACACTGGCCGAAGATCGATCCACATGTGCATAGTTGTTAGAATCAATCGGATGCATTGTTAGACTGccgggggtgtgggggttAGGCCGgggtcgcgccgcgccgcggtaTACTCATGGCTGCATCTAGGCGCACACAGCGCTTTTCTACGTGGGGTATTGGGTGGGGCGGGTGTGAGTGTGCTGCTGGCAGCATACGCCGGACCCATGTTGTGTGTTGAGCGGTGGGCGTGTCGAGACGCGGCCTCGCCACGTACATCccgctcgcttcgctcgcgGTTAGAGCAGGTGGAAGGGGTATCCACCGTTCTTGAGCCTGAAGAGCCTGAACAGCATCGACGCAAGAACAATGAGCATGCCGGTCCAGAggaagacgccgaggcgctgcttgACGGGGGACGACTGGGCGGGGATGACGAcggtgaggacgacgatgcagagggcgagggcgccgtcTGGGCGGGGTCAGCAAGTCTCCCTCTTCCGTCCCTCCCTCTCGAGACCCCTGCCTCTTGCCAACTCAcacagcgcgccgacgacctgggACTCGAGTCCAAGCTGGTTCGAGTACCCCCCCGCGATCCAATTAATCCTGCCGTCCTGCCCGACCTGGACGAACGGCGCGTTCTTTATCTTGTTCCACATGTACCCGCTCGTAAAGATGAGGCAGAGGACGATCGTGCCCAGGCCCCACAGGAAACGGGACTGCACAATCGGCAGGATAATGTCCCATGCCGCATAGAGGATGTACCCCACAAACGCGAGCCCCGCGAGCGCGATAATCAGCGGGATCGGGTTGAACGGCTTGTACAGGTCGAATTGGACCGGCGTCGTGCTGCGCACCCAGGTGTGCAGCGctgggaggccgaggccgctgggcgtgtcagccgcgcctcgctcgctccttCATCcgtctgcgccgcgctgcgccctCGCGCACAGCGTGCGCTCGGACTTACCTCCGGTTCAAGTCATAAGTCTTCGtcttgccgtccttgccgtGGAAGTAGACGACCGGCGCAGAGGTCAGCCCGAGGCGCTGGAAGatctcgcccgcctcggagaagtcgagctcggcgaacacgtgctcgtcgcgcacacCTTTCGGGGCCTTGCGGCGCCAGCTGTCGGACACGGTGCGGAAGATGGGGTCGAACgtgcggcacggcgcgcactTGTACGCCTCTGGCAGGGCCGTGAGGACGACGGTCACGGAGTAGTCCCTGTCCAGTGcgttgacgagctcgtcgtatgccgcgctcgagggcagGTGgatcacgccgtcgcgcgaccGCGCAGACTCGGACGCCCACTCGGCCGCTgtgcgcgccagcgcgaggggagccaggaggaggagcgaggggAGGGCGAGCCGCATGCTGGTGTGGGTGATTGTGGACTGGAGAGTGGGGGGCAGTGACGTTGAGGCTGATGGCGCTGGACGTGTCGCGTTGGATGGATGTGAGCGGGGGCATTTCCACGTGGCGAAGGGTGGCATTTGACAAAGGGGACACACCTCTGACTGCGCAGAGGTGCAACCAACTGTGCAGCTGCCTCGCAGCCTCACACGAATGCATACGCCGTCAGTGACACCCCCAGCGCAACAGTCAACACGGCTACATCAAACAGTACGAAAAAATGTAGCGGACAAGAACGAGCTATACACGCTTCTAGGCGCGACGGCAATACCCCGCCGCGCGTTTTACTTCTGACTTATCTTACACCGTTTCGAATGGTGACTCCACGCCTACGCCCGCGCCTTGGCCGCAACACGGCCCTTGTGCTCGGGGTTGTGCACCAGCATGTGCCGCTTGAGCTGATCGGGACGCGTAAACTTCTTGCCGCACCCCGGGTGGGTGCACGCGAACGGCCGCTCGCCAGTGTGCGTGCGGATGTGCTTGGTGAGGTTGGACGCCTCGACAAAGCCCTTGCCGCAGTGCGGGCAGATGAACGGCTTTTCGCCATTGTGTGTGCGCATGTGGATCGtgagcgaggacgagatggcgAAACGCTTGCCGCAGCCGGGGAAGTCGCACGCGTAGGGttctggtggtggtggtcagcatcatcatcgtcaaTCGATCCCTTCTCTACTCActctcgtcggcgtggcggcgcatATGCGCGGCCAGAGGTGCCGCCTCACTAAACGACTGCGAGCATACGTTGCACACATACGGCCGGTGGCCAGTGTGGCTCTGCAGGTGGCGGAGTACCTTCTGGCGCGAGCCAAACAGACGCCCTTCAGGGCCGCCACATCCATCCCAGTGGCACCTGTAGCTGTCCTTTCCACGACCGACGTGGCACTCAGACAGATGCTCCATAAGGTCGCCGGCGGACGCGAACGCCTCGGTGATGGTACATCCGGGCCATTTACACACGTGGAGCGGGCCCTCGGTCGAAGCagtgggcgtcggcgacggggtcGGCGGGAGCTTGAAGCTGCCACCatgatggtggtgggcgtgcgcgtggTGCCCGCCGTGCGCGTGAGCGTGCGCATGTGCCGACACACCCGCTTCGGTCTTGACCGGCGGGTGCATGTGCGCATGGGCGTGAGTGTGGCCGTGCGTGTGGTCATGTACATGGGCATGGTCGTGCccgtgtgcgtgtgcgtggGCCTGGGCCTGGGCCTGCTGGTTCATGGCctgtgctgctgcatcaCTGTTCCAAAGAAGCTGGCCAGGGACACCGAGATGCTCCTCGAGCAAGTGGCGGAGCATGGTCTGTGGGCTGAGGGGCTCGCCAGTCGCTGTGTGGTGCGCGTGCGAGTGAGCGTGCGCATGCTGCGGGTCTGGAACCGGGGCGTGCTGGTGCTGTGCGCACgagttggcgtcgagcggcggcaggtcgacgccgcatGCTAGCTGGTCGAGAGGGAAACAGTCGTCCCAGAGACACGACAGCAGGTCGCCCTGCGTGCCGGCAACATTGTTCATGCTGCTCGCAGCGATGGGGTTGAACGTCATCTGGTTCATGCTGACCCCGATGCCGGTACCCGTGGGGCTGGGCTGTTGTGGGGCCGTggcgaccggcgccgccggcgcatcCACGGGCGCACCGAGATGGTCAGACGCAAGATGAGCAAGCAGCGCCTGCATGCTTTCAAAGGACCGGTGGCAGTTTTGCCAGTGGCACATGTTGCCACCGGGAGGCGGTGGCATCATGGGCATGGGCGCTGGTGTCGGGCCGACAgatgccgttgccgccggtgTCGTGgctgccgatgccgacgctgacgcgagcacggccgcaATGTCGAAAAAGTTGGGTGCAttcggcggcgtggagagCGCCTGGGCTgcagcgccggcagcgagcagtGCCAAGGGGTCGGTGGGAGCCGGTGCGGCCGCCTGTGGCATCATGCATCCGGCGTCGTGGCAACATTGTAGCTGGGAGCCGGTGTTAGCTTAGTCACCACAATCTCGCCTCGCACGCCACCACTTACATATTCTTCAATG
It contains:
- the magt1 gene encoding Magnesium transporter protein 1; translated protein: MRLALPSLLLLAPLALARTAAEWASESARSRDGVIHLPSSAAYDELVNALDRDYSVTVVLTALPEAYKCAPCRTFDPIFRTVSDSWRRKAPKGVRDEHVFAELDFSEAGEIFQRLGLTSAPVVYFHGKDGKTKTYDLNRSGLGLPALHTWVRSTTPVQFDLYKPFNPIPLIIALAGLAFVGYILYAAWDIILPIVQSRFLWGLGTIVLCLIFTSGYMWNKIKNAPFVQVGQDGRINWIAGGYSNQLGLESQVVGALYGALALCIVVLTVVIPAQSSPVKQRLGVFLWTGMLIVLASMLFRLFRLKNGGYPFHLL
- the CMT1_2 gene encoding Alpha-1,3-mannosyltransferase CMT1, translated to MHPSRSRPLGMLARRRALFAIVLAFGVVLLVFTLLPASEPANSLPYAADAAVPGRDGARAPPALQATLDDLYANFTRVWSAHSGSPPTPIYGGPALTLAQVERYSHLKRPPPTRAMKIKAGADGHALKPKFMITTLTRNIGDQLPDLLNALAVLVAFLGPDHVSFSFVEGPSGDPSPFVLDEVLVPLLRHLGVPAAQIRVDTNAPEINFANVNRIEQLASLRNAALEPLWADNDIGYLARTPERRRRMVGADVVAVVFFNDVFLHAADILEVLHQHVTAKGVTMGTGITTAWDWMERNPAYFYDVWVARTIDTGDLFYPIDQPSWSPSDDILPGSEYSKTRYEGLQPFQVYSAWNGLAVLSPTPFLPPFNVRFRRGNTAKGECAASECTLVAADFWKYNWGRVQVVPSVQVAYQRKPAIETALELRKAQDKLGWKDGVPPKNRDTTVAWEFGAPDEVRCHPWPEKNGLDANVWAKTEWVKPYLL
- the ZAP1 gene encoding Zinc-responsive transcriptional regulator ZAP1 — translated: MQAQQQQQTISRAASPPPSPLTAPNRSFVPDNWEALVCCDLDHGSSSSSSRTHTHTHSHTGGETKCNSPCPFETYCCLDEHCEESHPHPHPHPHPHAADKCVAEPCTEACSSEACEDACFDPNCLPEGEDALAAAGACCDQPGEDPSNWCGTGCTIEEYLQCCHDAGCMMPQAAAPAPTDPLALLAAGAAAQALSTPPNAPNFFDIAAVLASASASAATTPAATASVGPTPAPMPMMPPPPGGNMCHWQNCHRSFESMQALLAHLASDHLGAPVDAPAAPVATAPQQPSPTGTGIGVSMNQMTFNPIAASSMNNVAGTQGDLLSCLWDDCFPLDQLACGVDLPPLDANSCAQHQHAPVPDPQHAHAHSHAHHTATGEPLSPQTMLRHLLEEHLGVPGQLLWNSDAAAQAMNQQAQAQAHAHAHGHDHAHVHDHTHGHTHAHAHMHPPVKTEAGVSAHAHAHAHGGHHAHAHHHHGGSFKLPPTPSPTPTASTEGPLHVCKWPGCTITEAFASAGDLMEHLSECHVGRGKDSYRCHWDGCGGPEGRLFGSRQKVLRHLQSHTGHRPYVCNVCSQSFSEAAPLAAHMRRHADEKPYACDFPGCGKRFAISSSLTIHMRTHNGEKPFICPHCGKGFVEASNLTKHIRTHTGERPFACTHPGCGKKFTRPDQLKRHMLVHNPEHKGRVAAKARA